A stretch of Portunus trituberculatus isolate SZX2019 chromosome 48, ASM1759143v1, whole genome shotgun sequence DNA encodes these proteins:
- the LOC123498821 gene encoding pre-mRNA-splicing factor 38B-like — protein sequence MKAGACDFEEDGEKGAAGNKKPNGLPIWGNEKTMNLNPLILTNIQSSQYFKVNLYQLKTYHEVIDEIYYNVTHLEPWEKGSRKTSGQTGMCGGVRGVGAGGIVSTAFCILYKLYTLRLTRKQVVGLLNHADSPYIRGLGFMYVRFTQPPADLWDWLEPYLDDEEEIDVRAGGGQTTTIGHTVRHMLSKLEWYSTLFPRIPVPIQKELEKKLAEHAAAKAAANPTVASPAKKDWYGGRPEAEAAPQKEHGRSRGSSQEYNCRDERVRDTDRERERVRDRDGTRSQDQERDWQGDRTRERNGDYDRGRNRHRDRERDRGQTDRERDRERDRDRERERDRGDRERERDRDRHRHRERDHSHDRKHRRRDRYSYPDDRGDFAELLEREKHRIKKERKRDGSRERSRRSRSPDKDRRRHH from the exons ATGAAG GCAGGTGCATGTGATTttgaggaggatggggagaagggAGCTGCTGGGAACAAGAAGCCCAATGGGTTGCCAATATGGGGCAATGAAAAGACCATGAACCTGAATCCTCTCATCCTCACCAACATACAGTCATCACAGTACTTCAAGG TAAACCTGTACCAGCTGAAGACTTACCATGAGGTCATTGATGAAATCTACTACAATGTGACACACCTGGAGCCTTGGGAGAAGGGCAGTCGCAAAACTTCGGGTCAGACTGGCATGTGTGGCGGG GTGCGAGGTGTTGGGGCAGGTGGCATCGTGTCCACTGCCTTCTGTATCCTGTACAAGCTGTACACACTGCGCCTCACCAGGAAACAGGTGGTGGGCCTCCTCAATCATGCTGACTCCCCATACATCCGAGGCCTTGGCTTCATGTACGTCAG GTTTACTCAGCCACCAGCAGACCTGTGGGACTGGTTGGAGCCATACCTGGATGATGAGGAG GAGATAGATGTGCGTGCAGGTGGCGGCCAGACTACCACCATTGGTCACACAGTGCGCCACATGCTATCCAAGCTAGAGTGGTATTCCACTCTCTTCCCTCGCATTCCCGTCCCCATTCAGAAAGAACTAGAGAAGAAATTGGCAGAACATGCTGCCGCCAAGGCTGCTGCTAATCCCACTGTTGCCTCACCAGCCAAGAAGGATTGGTATGGTGGTCGACCTGAAGCAGAAGCTGCACCACAAAAGGAGCATGGGAGGTCAAGAGG GTCCAGCCAAGAGTACAACTGTCGAGATGAAAGAGTTCGAGACACAGACCGAGAAAGGGAACGGGTAAGGGACAGGGATGGCACACGTTCACAGGACCAGGAGAGGGACTGGCAGGGTGACCGCActagagagaggaatggagactACGACCGCGGCCGAAACAGACATCGGGACAGAGAACGCGACCGAGGACAGACCGACCGTGAAcgtgacagagaaagagacagagacagagagagagagcgggatagaggggacagagagagggagagagaccgTGACCGTCATagacatcgagagagagaccacag CCATGACAGGAAGCACCGGCGACGAGACCGCTACAGCTACCCAGATGACAGAGGAGACTTTGCTGAACTGCTGGAGCGGGAAAAACACCGCATCAAGAAGGAACGCAAGAGAGATGGCAG TCGAGAGCGATCAAGAAGAAGCCGGTCGCCAGACAAGGATCGCCGTCGCCACCACTGA
- the LOC123498823 gene encoding mucin-5AC-like isoform X3, with translation MAGLGMKNSSKPRLLRPSPNELQETLRQEREKWRVFRIQQPNPEKVLQQRAEHNQRVAAQRGQEAARQQKEEEWQQHHQRDRLLRQRQDVLRLEKLRARHVADLPVPQAFRKKIVQEKKEPAKVAFHEAGTFTTTHYIPQNVRVEKEVLTSKPSAKERAAAEEVERARQYEAQQRQAEEERARVEQRGREALKREHLTRLMEQLMAGLDEAQRHHHLSLFLHGKDGAVWETEETRLKEQMHQQKQMEEAVEELMQEEEHEKQDKDEEDVSSDVIPEPSMQSSDYLEEIESENAILEGTSKTKVRGLRSLLKEVERRRNRILQDLEDSIPVRGPSGDGSDSSPRDQETDIHMADTVPIHLHSGHPSARSPPKGPVTGQPATSQAEGRPTEAQPDTTETQDSSSTVLPLSEESIPVSSGNTLPSTSPSPPQRHSAPQEHQPLPGDTHARQPQPRLAEFHSTTTSTSSLNSDDLKINIDLDVDSSSVVALDNSAEQSQQQQQPESYVSSTEYYSLPSDLPGKESLQEIEDNVKRIQEHRQRNQHLIDSLSRKRGSPDQHMSTTYLEELKEDGSGKRPLTRKEKYELKKKEIIRFYIEKLLQREDQDGELSASTVEGSGLSLSSLGSFLGYLEGEGLEHHPSSSPSVNGGSTTQRSPSSYEDIDEFPVKMKPRDCHHPLHTSLSSSTSSVITTSSSAHSIHTDHHYITTYPSYHITSTTAVSATSPLLTPHQPVWHPDPSSSSTSQPHYYVSKAHPRSHSSTTSTSTSLKPELSGDGSASFTSTGSSIPETPQEISSCEEGHQKYITPLSYLTPPREDESSLEGSEVATELPIASHADPIKRLQWYATQRQRIRDRQQIDTTTTSEDTPRGTTTKLSELYRKHLTDSKFPETITIPSVVTQTSSTSSDGQRLGLGRLSKISWTKMSNVGSTEAEKTSISSVTSTTTTRKTGSHSSEESSVSMPDMEEVLRRFGLGKTSSNSSLATPSNEEDGGKEE, from the exons ATGGCTGGGCTGGGTATGAAGAACAGTTCGAAGCCAAGACTGTTGCGTCCAAGCCCCAACGAGTTGCAGGAGACTCTAagacaggagagggagaagtggagggtGTTCCGCATTCAACAG CCCAACCCAGAGAAGGTCCTGCAGCAGCGAGCGGAGCACAACCAGCGGGTGGCAGCTCAGCGTGGGCAGGAGGCAGCCaggcagcagaaggaggaggaatggcagcagcaccaccagaggGACAGACTTCTGAGGCAGCGGCAAGATGTCCTGCGCCTGGAGAAGCTGCGAGCCAGACACGTTGCTGACCTGCCAGTGCCACAGGCCTTCAGGAAAAAGAT AgtgcaggaaaagaaggaaccaGCAAAGGTAGCATTCCACGAGGCaggcaccttcaccaccacacactacatACCACAGAATGTCCgggtggagaaggaagtgttgacatctaag CCAAGTGCCAAGGAGAGGGCAGCAgcagaggaggtagagagagcaAGGCAGTATGAGGCACAGCAGAGACAGGCTGAGGAAGAGCGTGCTAGGGTGGAGCAGCGAGGGCGAGAGGCGCTGAAGAGGGAGCACCTGACCCGCCTTATGGAGCAGCTGATGGCCGGCCTTGATGAAgcacagcgccaccaccacctctcactGTTCCTGCATGGCAAGGACGGTGCT GTGTGGGAGACTGAGGAGACACGCCTGAAGGAGCAGATGCACCAgcagaaacagatggaagaggcagtggaggaactcatgcaggaggaagaacatgagaagcaagacaaagatgaggaagatgtgAGCAGCGATGTCATTCCTGAGCCATCCATGCAATCCTCAGACTATTTAG AAGAGATTGAATCAGAGAATGCCATACTGGAGGGAACTTCGAAGACCAAAGTCCGGGGCCTGAGATCCCTgctgaaggaagtggagaggcgGCGCAATCGTATCCTGCAGGATTTAGAGGATTCCATCCCAGTGAGAGGGCcgagtggtgatggcagtgataGCAGCCCCAGGGACCAGGAGACAGACATTCACATGGCAGATACTGTGCCCATCCACCTCCACTCAGGACATCCCTCTGCCAGGAGTCCTCCCAAGGGTCCTGTTACTGGCCAGCCTGCAACATCACAAGCTGAAGGAAGACCCACAGAGGCCCAGCCAGACACCACTGAGACTCAGGACTCCTCCAGTACTGTGCTGCCACTCAGTGAGGAGTCAATACCAGTTAGCAGTGGTAACACACtgccttccacctctccctctccaccgcaGAGACACAGCGCACCTCAGGAACACCAGCCACTGCCTGGGGACACACACGCCAGACAGCCACAACCAAGGCTCGCTGAGTTTCACTCCACAACAACTAGTACAAGCTCTCTCAACTCTGATGACCTTAAGATAAATATCGACCTTGATGTTGACAGCAGCAGCGTTGTTGCCTTAGATAATAGTGCTGAACagtctcagcagcagcagcagccagagTCGTACGTCAGTAGCACAGAATATTACAGTCTACCTTCAGATCTTCCAGGAAAGGAATCACTCCAGGAGATTGAGGACAACGTGAAGAGGATTCAGGAACACAGGCAACGTAACCAGCATTTGATTGATTCCTTGTCAAGGAAGAGAGGATCACCGGACCAGCACATGTCCACTACATACCTGGAAGAGCTGAAGGAAGATGGCAGTGGCAAGAGGCCTctcacaaggaaggaaaaatatgaactcaagaagaaagaaatcatCCGGTTCTACATTGAGAAATTACTCCAGAGAGAGGATCAAGATGGGGAGCTTAGTGCCTCGACTGTGGAAGGCTCaggtctctccctttcctctcttggcTCCTTTCTGGGCTACTTAGAAGGAGAGGGGCTAGAACACCATCCTTCCAGCTCACCATCTGTGAATGGAGGTTCTACCACCCAAAGGTCACCTTCATCCTATGAAGACATTGATGAGTTTCCTGTGAAGATGAAGCCTAGAGATTGCCACCACCCTCTCCACACCTCACTttcatcttccacttcctctgtcattaccacctcctcttctgctcACTCCATCCACACAGACCATCACTACATCACCACATATCCAAGTTACCACATCACCTCCACTACTGCTGTCTCTGCCACATCTCCACTTCTCACACCCCATCAGCCTGTGTGGCACCCTGATCccagttcctcctccacctcacagCCTCACTACTATGTTTCAAAGGCCCATCCCCGGTCACATAgttccaccacttccacctccacaaGCCTTAAGCCTGAGCTGAGTGGTGATGGTTCAGCCTCATTCACATCAACTGGATCTTCCATTCCTGA GACTCCTCAAGAGATCAGCAGCTGTGAGGAGGGACACCAGAAGTACATCACTCCGCTAAGCTACCTTACTCCCCCTCGTGAGGATGAATCTTCCTTGGAGGGCTCAGAGGTGGCCACAGAGCTGCCCATTGCCAGCCATGCAGACCCTATCAAGCGGCTGCAGTGGTATGCCACCCAGAGACAAAGAATTAGGGACCGGCAGCAGATAGATACTACAACCACCAGTGAGGATACTCCTAGAGGAACCACCACTAAATTATCAGAGCTTTACAGGAAGCACCTGACTGATTCCAAGTTCCCTGAAACCATAACCATTCCATCAGTTGTCACTCAAACTTCCAGTACAAGCAGTGATGGCCAAAGATTGGGGCTCGGTAGATTATCCAAgatttcatggacaaagatgAGTAATGTAGGGTCCACTGAGGCAGAAAAAACATCCATTTCTTCtgtcacatccaccaccaccactagaaagACAGGCAGCCACAGCTCAGAGGAGTCCTCAGTCTCAATGCCAGACATGGAGGAGGTACTGCGAAGATTTGGTTTGGGCAAGACTAGCAGTAACTCATCCTTGGCTACTCCCAGTAATGAGGAAGATGGTGGCAAGGAGGAGTAA
- the LOC123498823 gene encoding mucin-5AC-like isoform X1 — protein sequence MAGLGMKNSSKPRLLRPSPNELQETLRQEREKWRVFRIQQVREQAKQEAQRVREAVRRRERQLLDEVRQDVEASWQVKKEQRVNQLEAEYLECLNNIGKAHRQAQEQPNPEKVLQQRAEHNQRVAAQRGQEAARQQKEEEWQQHHQRDRLLRQRQDVLRLEKLRARHVADLPVPQAFRKKIVQEKKEPAKVAFHEAGTFTTTHYIPQNVRVEKEVLTSKPSAKERAAAEEVERARQYEAQQRQAEEERARVEQRGREALKREHLTRLMEQLMAGLDEAQRHHHLSLFLHGKDGAVWETEETRLKEQMHQQKQMEEAVEELMQEEEHEKQDKDEEDVSSDVIPEPSMQSSDYLEEIESENAILEGTSKTKVRGLRSLLKEVERRRNRILQDLEDSIPVRGPSGDGSDSSPRDQETDIHMADTVPIHLHSGHPSARSPPKGPVTGQPATSQAEGRPTEAQPDTTETQDSSSTVLPLSEESIPVSSGNTLPSTSPSPPQRHSAPQEHQPLPGDTHARQPQPRLAEFHSTTTSTSSLNSDDLKINIDLDVDSSSVVALDNSAEQSQQQQQPESYVSSTEYYSLPSDLPGKESLQEIEDNVKRIQEHRQRNQHLIDSLSRKRGSPDQHMSTTYLEELKEDGSGKRPLTRKEKYELKKKEIIRFYIEKLLQREDQDGELSASTVEGSGLSLSSLGSFLGYLEGEGLEHHPSSSPSVNGGSTTQRSPSSYEDIDEFPVKMKPRDCHHPLHTSLSSSTSSVITTSSSAHSIHTDHHYITTYPSYHITSTTAVSATSPLLTPHQPVWHPDPSSSSTSQPHYYVSKAHPRSHSSTTSTSTSLKPELSGDGSASFTSTGSSIPETPQEISSCEEGHQKYITPLSYLTPPREDESSLEGSEVATELPIASHADPIKRLQWYATQRQRIRDRQQIDTTTTSEDTPRGTTTKLSELYRKHLTDSKFPETITIPSVVTQTSSTSSDGQRLGLGRLSKISWTKMSNVGSTEAEKTSISSVTSTTTTRKTGSHSSEESSVSMPDMEEVLRRFGLGKTSSNSSLATPSNEEDGGKEE from the exons ATGGCTGGGCTGGGTATGAAGAACAGTTCGAAGCCAAGACTGTTGCGTCCAAGCCCCAACGAGTTGCAGGAGACTCTAagacaggagagggagaagtggagggtGTTCCGCATTCAACAG gtgcGGGAACAGGCCAAACAGGAAGCCCAGCGGGTGAGGGAGGCAGTGCGGCGACGGGAGCGGCAGCTACTGGATGAGGTGCGCCAGGACGTGGAGGCCAGCTGGCAGGTGAAGAAGGAACAGCGTGTCAACCAGCTGGAGGCAGAATACCTGGAGTGCCTGAATAACATTGGCAAGGCTCATAGGCAGGCCCAGGAACAG CCCAACCCAGAGAAGGTCCTGCAGCAGCGAGCGGAGCACAACCAGCGGGTGGCAGCTCAGCGTGGGCAGGAGGCAGCCaggcagcagaaggaggaggaatggcagcagcaccaccagaggGACAGACTTCTGAGGCAGCGGCAAGATGTCCTGCGCCTGGAGAAGCTGCGAGCCAGACACGTTGCTGACCTGCCAGTGCCACAGGCCTTCAGGAAAAAGAT AgtgcaggaaaagaaggaaccaGCAAAGGTAGCATTCCACGAGGCaggcaccttcaccaccacacactacatACCACAGAATGTCCgggtggagaaggaagtgttgacatctaag CCAAGTGCCAAGGAGAGGGCAGCAgcagaggaggtagagagagcaAGGCAGTATGAGGCACAGCAGAGACAGGCTGAGGAAGAGCGTGCTAGGGTGGAGCAGCGAGGGCGAGAGGCGCTGAAGAGGGAGCACCTGACCCGCCTTATGGAGCAGCTGATGGCCGGCCTTGATGAAgcacagcgccaccaccacctctcactGTTCCTGCATGGCAAGGACGGTGCT GTGTGGGAGACTGAGGAGACACGCCTGAAGGAGCAGATGCACCAgcagaaacagatggaagaggcagtggaggaactcatgcaggaggaagaacatgagaagcaagacaaagatgaggaagatgtgAGCAGCGATGTCATTCCTGAGCCATCCATGCAATCCTCAGACTATTTAG AAGAGATTGAATCAGAGAATGCCATACTGGAGGGAACTTCGAAGACCAAAGTCCGGGGCCTGAGATCCCTgctgaaggaagtggagaggcgGCGCAATCGTATCCTGCAGGATTTAGAGGATTCCATCCCAGTGAGAGGGCcgagtggtgatggcagtgataGCAGCCCCAGGGACCAGGAGACAGACATTCACATGGCAGATACTGTGCCCATCCACCTCCACTCAGGACATCCCTCTGCCAGGAGTCCTCCCAAGGGTCCTGTTACTGGCCAGCCTGCAACATCACAAGCTGAAGGAAGACCCACAGAGGCCCAGCCAGACACCACTGAGACTCAGGACTCCTCCAGTACTGTGCTGCCACTCAGTGAGGAGTCAATACCAGTTAGCAGTGGTAACACACtgccttccacctctccctctccaccgcaGAGACACAGCGCACCTCAGGAACACCAGCCACTGCCTGGGGACACACACGCCAGACAGCCACAACCAAGGCTCGCTGAGTTTCACTCCACAACAACTAGTACAAGCTCTCTCAACTCTGATGACCTTAAGATAAATATCGACCTTGATGTTGACAGCAGCAGCGTTGTTGCCTTAGATAATAGTGCTGAACagtctcagcagcagcagcagccagagTCGTACGTCAGTAGCACAGAATATTACAGTCTACCTTCAGATCTTCCAGGAAAGGAATCACTCCAGGAGATTGAGGACAACGTGAAGAGGATTCAGGAACACAGGCAACGTAACCAGCATTTGATTGATTCCTTGTCAAGGAAGAGAGGATCACCGGACCAGCACATGTCCACTACATACCTGGAAGAGCTGAAGGAAGATGGCAGTGGCAAGAGGCCTctcacaaggaaggaaaaatatgaactcaagaagaaagaaatcatCCGGTTCTACATTGAGAAATTACTCCAGAGAGAGGATCAAGATGGGGAGCTTAGTGCCTCGACTGTGGAAGGCTCaggtctctccctttcctctcttggcTCCTTTCTGGGCTACTTAGAAGGAGAGGGGCTAGAACACCATCCTTCCAGCTCACCATCTGTGAATGGAGGTTCTACCACCCAAAGGTCACCTTCATCCTATGAAGACATTGATGAGTTTCCTGTGAAGATGAAGCCTAGAGATTGCCACCACCCTCTCCACACCTCACTttcatcttccacttcctctgtcattaccacctcctcttctgctcACTCCATCCACACAGACCATCACTACATCACCACATATCCAAGTTACCACATCACCTCCACTACTGCTGTCTCTGCCACATCTCCACTTCTCACACCCCATCAGCCTGTGTGGCACCCTGATCccagttcctcctccacctcacagCCTCACTACTATGTTTCAAAGGCCCATCCCCGGTCACATAgttccaccacttccacctccacaaGCCTTAAGCCTGAGCTGAGTGGTGATGGTTCAGCCTCATTCACATCAACTGGATCTTCCATTCCTGA GACTCCTCAAGAGATCAGCAGCTGTGAGGAGGGACACCAGAAGTACATCACTCCGCTAAGCTACCTTACTCCCCCTCGTGAGGATGAATCTTCCTTGGAGGGCTCAGAGGTGGCCACAGAGCTGCCCATTGCCAGCCATGCAGACCCTATCAAGCGGCTGCAGTGGTATGCCACCCAGAGACAAAGAATTAGGGACCGGCAGCAGATAGATACTACAACCACCAGTGAGGATACTCCTAGAGGAACCACCACTAAATTATCAGAGCTTTACAGGAAGCACCTGACTGATTCCAAGTTCCCTGAAACCATAACCATTCCATCAGTTGTCACTCAAACTTCCAGTACAAGCAGTGATGGCCAAAGATTGGGGCTCGGTAGATTATCCAAgatttcatggacaaagatgAGTAATGTAGGGTCCACTGAGGCAGAAAAAACATCCATTTCTTCtgtcacatccaccaccaccactagaaagACAGGCAGCCACAGCTCAGAGGAGTCCTCAGTCTCAATGCCAGACATGGAGGAGGTACTGCGAAGATTTGGTTTGGGCAAGACTAGCAGTAACTCATCCTTGGCTACTCCCAGTAATGAGGAAGATGGTGGCAAGGAGGAGTAA
- the LOC123498823 gene encoding mucin-5AC-like isoform X2 produces MAGLGMKNSSKPRLLRPSPNELQETLRQEREKWRVFRIQQAKQEAQRVREAVRRRERQLLDEVRQDVEASWQVKKEQRVNQLEAEYLECLNNIGKAHRQAQEQPNPEKVLQQRAEHNQRVAAQRGQEAARQQKEEEWQQHHQRDRLLRQRQDVLRLEKLRARHVADLPVPQAFRKKIVQEKKEPAKVAFHEAGTFTTTHYIPQNVRVEKEVLTSKPSAKERAAAEEVERARQYEAQQRQAEEERARVEQRGREALKREHLTRLMEQLMAGLDEAQRHHHLSLFLHGKDGAVWETEETRLKEQMHQQKQMEEAVEELMQEEEHEKQDKDEEDVSSDVIPEPSMQSSDYLEEIESENAILEGTSKTKVRGLRSLLKEVERRRNRILQDLEDSIPVRGPSGDGSDSSPRDQETDIHMADTVPIHLHSGHPSARSPPKGPVTGQPATSQAEGRPTEAQPDTTETQDSSSTVLPLSEESIPVSSGNTLPSTSPSPPQRHSAPQEHQPLPGDTHARQPQPRLAEFHSTTTSTSSLNSDDLKINIDLDVDSSSVVALDNSAEQSQQQQQPESYVSSTEYYSLPSDLPGKESLQEIEDNVKRIQEHRQRNQHLIDSLSRKRGSPDQHMSTTYLEELKEDGSGKRPLTRKEKYELKKKEIIRFYIEKLLQREDQDGELSASTVEGSGLSLSSLGSFLGYLEGEGLEHHPSSSPSVNGGSTTQRSPSSYEDIDEFPVKMKPRDCHHPLHTSLSSSTSSVITTSSSAHSIHTDHHYITTYPSYHITSTTAVSATSPLLTPHQPVWHPDPSSSSTSQPHYYVSKAHPRSHSSTTSTSTSLKPELSGDGSASFTSTGSSIPETPQEISSCEEGHQKYITPLSYLTPPREDESSLEGSEVATELPIASHADPIKRLQWYATQRQRIRDRQQIDTTTTSEDTPRGTTTKLSELYRKHLTDSKFPETITIPSVVTQTSSTSSDGQRLGLGRLSKISWTKMSNVGSTEAEKTSISSVTSTTTTRKTGSHSSEESSVSMPDMEEVLRRFGLGKTSSNSSLATPSNEEDGGKEE; encoded by the exons ATGGCTGGGCTGGGTATGAAGAACAGTTCGAAGCCAAGACTGTTGCGTCCAAGCCCCAACGAGTTGCAGGAGACTCTAagacaggagagggagaagtggagggtGTTCCGCATTCAACAG GCCAAACAGGAAGCCCAGCGGGTGAGGGAGGCAGTGCGGCGACGGGAGCGGCAGCTACTGGATGAGGTGCGCCAGGACGTGGAGGCCAGCTGGCAGGTGAAGAAGGAACAGCGTGTCAACCAGCTGGAGGCAGAATACCTGGAGTGCCTGAATAACATTGGCAAGGCTCATAGGCAGGCCCAGGAACAG CCCAACCCAGAGAAGGTCCTGCAGCAGCGAGCGGAGCACAACCAGCGGGTGGCAGCTCAGCGTGGGCAGGAGGCAGCCaggcagcagaaggaggaggaatggcagcagcaccaccagaggGACAGACTTCTGAGGCAGCGGCAAGATGTCCTGCGCCTGGAGAAGCTGCGAGCCAGACACGTTGCTGACCTGCCAGTGCCACAGGCCTTCAGGAAAAAGAT AgtgcaggaaaagaaggaaccaGCAAAGGTAGCATTCCACGAGGCaggcaccttcaccaccacacactacatACCACAGAATGTCCgggtggagaaggaagtgttgacatctaag CCAAGTGCCAAGGAGAGGGCAGCAgcagaggaggtagagagagcaAGGCAGTATGAGGCACAGCAGAGACAGGCTGAGGAAGAGCGTGCTAGGGTGGAGCAGCGAGGGCGAGAGGCGCTGAAGAGGGAGCACCTGACCCGCCTTATGGAGCAGCTGATGGCCGGCCTTGATGAAgcacagcgccaccaccacctctcactGTTCCTGCATGGCAAGGACGGTGCT GTGTGGGAGACTGAGGAGACACGCCTGAAGGAGCAGATGCACCAgcagaaacagatggaagaggcagtggaggaactcatgcaggaggaagaacatgagaagcaagacaaagatgaggaagatgtgAGCAGCGATGTCATTCCTGAGCCATCCATGCAATCCTCAGACTATTTAG AAGAGATTGAATCAGAGAATGCCATACTGGAGGGAACTTCGAAGACCAAAGTCCGGGGCCTGAGATCCCTgctgaaggaagtggagaggcgGCGCAATCGTATCCTGCAGGATTTAGAGGATTCCATCCCAGTGAGAGGGCcgagtggtgatggcagtgataGCAGCCCCAGGGACCAGGAGACAGACATTCACATGGCAGATACTGTGCCCATCCACCTCCACTCAGGACATCCCTCTGCCAGGAGTCCTCCCAAGGGTCCTGTTACTGGCCAGCCTGCAACATCACAAGCTGAAGGAAGACCCACAGAGGCCCAGCCAGACACCACTGAGACTCAGGACTCCTCCAGTACTGTGCTGCCACTCAGTGAGGAGTCAATACCAGTTAGCAGTGGTAACACACtgccttccacctctccctctccaccgcaGAGACACAGCGCACCTCAGGAACACCAGCCACTGCCTGGGGACACACACGCCAGACAGCCACAACCAAGGCTCGCTGAGTTTCACTCCACAACAACTAGTACAAGCTCTCTCAACTCTGATGACCTTAAGATAAATATCGACCTTGATGTTGACAGCAGCAGCGTTGTTGCCTTAGATAATAGTGCTGAACagtctcagcagcagcagcagccagagTCGTACGTCAGTAGCACAGAATATTACAGTCTACCTTCAGATCTTCCAGGAAAGGAATCACTCCAGGAGATTGAGGACAACGTGAAGAGGATTCAGGAACACAGGCAACGTAACCAGCATTTGATTGATTCCTTGTCAAGGAAGAGAGGATCACCGGACCAGCACATGTCCACTACATACCTGGAAGAGCTGAAGGAAGATGGCAGTGGCAAGAGGCCTctcacaaggaaggaaaaatatgaactcaagaagaaagaaatcatCCGGTTCTACATTGAGAAATTACTCCAGAGAGAGGATCAAGATGGGGAGCTTAGTGCCTCGACTGTGGAAGGCTCaggtctctccctttcctctcttggcTCCTTTCTGGGCTACTTAGAAGGAGAGGGGCTAGAACACCATCCTTCCAGCTCACCATCTGTGAATGGAGGTTCTACCACCCAAAGGTCACCTTCATCCTATGAAGACATTGATGAGTTTCCTGTGAAGATGAAGCCTAGAGATTGCCACCACCCTCTCCACACCTCACTttcatcttccacttcctctgtcattaccacctcctcttctgctcACTCCATCCACACAGACCATCACTACATCACCACATATCCAAGTTACCACATCACCTCCACTACTGCTGTCTCTGCCACATCTCCACTTCTCACACCCCATCAGCCTGTGTGGCACCCTGATCccagttcctcctccacctcacagCCTCACTACTATGTTTCAAAGGCCCATCCCCGGTCACATAgttccaccacttccacctccacaaGCCTTAAGCCTGAGCTGAGTGGTGATGGTTCAGCCTCATTCACATCAACTGGATCTTCCATTCCTGA GACTCCTCAAGAGATCAGCAGCTGTGAGGAGGGACACCAGAAGTACATCACTCCGCTAAGCTACCTTACTCCCCCTCGTGAGGATGAATCTTCCTTGGAGGGCTCAGAGGTGGCCACAGAGCTGCCCATTGCCAGCCATGCAGACCCTATCAAGCGGCTGCAGTGGTATGCCACCCAGAGACAAAGAATTAGGGACCGGCAGCAGATAGATACTACAACCACCAGTGAGGATACTCCTAGAGGAACCACCACTAAATTATCAGAGCTTTACAGGAAGCACCTGACTGATTCCAAGTTCCCTGAAACCATAACCATTCCATCAGTTGTCACTCAAACTTCCAGTACAAGCAGTGATGGCCAAAGATTGGGGCTCGGTAGATTATCCAAgatttcatggacaaagatgAGTAATGTAGGGTCCACTGAGGCAGAAAAAACATCCATTTCTTCtgtcacatccaccaccaccactagaaagACAGGCAGCCACAGCTCAGAGGAGTCCTCAGTCTCAATGCCAGACATGGAGGAGGTACTGCGAAGATTTGGTTTGGGCAAGACTAGCAGTAACTCATCCTTGGCTACTCCCAGTAATGAGGAAGATGGTGGCAAGGAGGAGTAA